A genomic segment from Nitratiruptor sp. YY08-10 encodes:
- the nuoN gene encoding NADH-quinone oxidoreductase subunit NuoN produces MMEPIKVSLESLNLATLFPMLIAIAGGLTILIVDLVKENLHKSLYVMLSILFLALDLGAIVGLQTNTRGFFDVMLVDGIAVISQIIIVVASMLFIPLALTSKRFHEFSLPEFFALFLFMVSGFQFMVATDNLILMFIGLETASLSLYTLIALHNREKSFEAAIKYFTMGALAAGFYAFGAALFYGLSGSVEIYKIAEVLADRGYEPIWVVLLATSFMIAAIGFKLSMVPFHTWTPDVYEGASAALAGYMSVVPKIAGFVVAMRLFEFLIHSDITWVRDILYLAVVVTMTFANIVALVQHDVKRMLAYSSISHAGFVMAAIMIGTTQANSALFLYWIMFLFTNLGAFTMLWISRHKSNIWHDRFDHPYEKFSGLVQIMPVAATIMAIFMLSLAGVPPFSLFWGKLYVMSAAVNSGYIILALIMALNSAISAYYYLKLVVYMFMRDPINDSQTVYFKNASLSLKTIVGISAVLTIFSFIFVSPLLGFITNYVSISGF; encoded by the coding sequence ATAATGGAGCCTATTAAAGTAAGTCTGGAATCACTCAATCTTGCCACCCTTTTCCCTATGCTCATTGCAATTGCCGGTGGTTTGACTATACTTATTGTCGATTTGGTAAAAGAGAACCTACATAAATCATTGTATGTCATGTTGTCGATTCTATTTCTTGCACTTGATCTTGGTGCCATTGTGGGGTTACAGACAAATACACGGGGATTTTTCGATGTTATGCTGGTAGATGGTATTGCTGTCATCTCTCAAATTATCATTGTAGTTGCATCTATGCTTTTCATTCCGTTGGCCCTGACGTCTAAAAGATTTCATGAATTCAGTTTGCCAGAGTTTTTTGCTCTTTTCCTTTTTATGGTTTCTGGATTTCAGTTTATGGTTGCGACTGACAACCTTATCTTGATGTTTATAGGTCTTGAAACGGCAAGTCTTTCCCTGTATACTCTTATTGCTTTGCATAACCGAGAAAAATCTTTTGAAGCCGCGATTAAATATTTTACGATGGGTGCACTCGCAGCTGGCTTTTACGCTTTTGGTGCAGCGCTCTTTTATGGTCTGAGCGGAAGTGTTGAGATCTATAAAATTGCAGAAGTACTTGCAGATAGAGGCTATGAGCCAATATGGGTTGTTTTGCTTGCAACTTCGTTTATGATTGCTGCTATTGGATTTAAACTCTCTATGGTACCTTTCCATACATGGACACCGGATGTATATGAAGGTGCAAGTGCTGCACTTGCGGGGTATATGTCTGTCGTGCCAAAAATAGCTGGTTTTGTTGTCGCCATGAGGTTGTTTGAATTCTTGATCCACAGTGATATTACATGGGTGAGAGACATTCTCTATCTTGCTGTTGTGGTAACAATGACTTTCGCAAACATCGTGGCTCTCGTGCAGCACGATGTGAAAAGAATGCTTGCATATAGCTCTATCAGCCATGCAGGATTTGTAATGGCGGCAATTATGATAGGCACAACACAGGCAAACAGTGCGCTTTTCCTTTATTGGATCATGTTCTTGTTCACCAATCTCGGGGCTTTTACAATGCTTTGGATTTCGAGACACAAATCCAATATTTGGCATGACCGGTTTGACCATCCATATGAGAAATTTTCCGGTCTTGTACAGATCATGCCGGTAGCCGCAACAATCATGGCAATTTTTATGCTCAGTCTTGCAGGAGTGCCTCCATTTAGTCTCTTCTGGGGAAAACTGTATGTGATGAGTGCAGCAGTTAATTCTGGCTATATCATCCTTGCTCTTATCATGGCATTGAATAGTGCTATAAGCGCCTATTACTATCTCAAGCTTGTAGTGTATATGTTCATGCGAGATCCAATCAACGATAGTCAGACGGTCTATTTCAAAAATGCTTCTTTGTCACTCAAAACAATTGTCGGTATTTCAGCAGTATTGACTATTTTTTCTTTTATTTTTGTATCCCCATTGCTTGGCTTTATTACAAATTATGTAAGCATCAGCGGATTTTAA